One region of Demequina sp. TMPB413 genomic DNA includes:
- a CDS encoding KH domain-containing protein, with protein MVLEALEFLVRSIVRNPDDVRVTERSGRRGVTLNVVVHPDDLPRVIGRHGRTANSLRTVIDAVARDDVRVNIVDVA; from the coding sequence ATGGTCCTCGAGGCGCTGGAGTTCCTGGTGCGCTCGATCGTCCGCAACCCGGACGACGTGCGCGTCACTGAGCGTTCCGGGCGTCGCGGCGTCACCCTCAACGTGGTCGTCCACCCTGACGACCTGCCGCGGGTCATCGGCCGTCACGGCCGTACGGCGAACTCGCTGCGTACCGTGATTGACGCGGTCGCCCGCGACGACGTTCGCGTCAACATCGTCGACGTCGCCTGA